Genomic segment of Macellibacteroides fermentans:
AATCAGAAATAACATTTTAGAATCAAAATAATGATACTTGACATATGATTACAAATGACTTACTTAAACAAATCCAATTTATTAAAGAGATAGATAAAATCAAATACATTCAACGTCGCACCTGTTTACTCAACAGCGACCGTCCCGAAAATGATGCAGAACATAGCTGGCATTTAGCTCTGATGGCAATAGCTCTTTCTGAACATGCAAACAAACCGGTCGATATCCTGAAAGTTATAAAAATGGTTTTAATACATGATATAGTTGAAATAGATTCCGGAGATGTATTTGTTTATGACAAATCAAAAAGCCATAAAAATACAGAAGAAGAGTTTGCTGCTGCAAAACGAATTTTCGGACTATTACCGGAAAATCAGGCTAAAGAATTGATTGATCTCTGGAAAGAATTTGAGGATGGAGAGACTGATGATGCAAAATTTGCCAAATCATTAGACAAATTTGAACCTTTGTTGCAGAACTTCTCTAATAACGGCGGTACATGGGATAAGTATAATGTTACTTATAACGAAGTATACACCCAAAAAAAATCGATCAATAAAGGATCGGACACACTTTGGGAATATGCTGAGAATCTTTTAAACGAATCTGTAGACAAGGGTATCTTGAAGAAATAAATTATTAATAATGCGAATCAGTAGTTGAAATCACTTGCTGATTCATTTAGTTAAAATGTTGTTATACAGTTTATTATTACATTAAAATATTTCTTAATCTCCCTGGAAATCAGTATCTTAGAAGAATAAAACCACTCATTTTTCTAATTATGATTCCCAAGGAGAAAGAACTTAAGCTTATAAAAATATATATGTATATCTGCGATATCTATGAGTCTTCACTGAAATTTTGTTGTCAGAGATTCAGTAATAATGCAACTCCTATCTTCACCGACCAGGAACTGCTTACTGTATACCTGTTCTGTGGAGCTTATCAACGCTACTTCAGTATCAAAGAGATACATACATTCACTAAAGAATATTTGCTTTCTTGGTTTCCTTGTCTACCTTCTTATCAGACGTTCAATTATCGATTGAACCTGTTAAGTGAGGCAATTAATGAACTCGTAAAGCATCTCATTACATCCTTTAAACCAGAAGATTGCGACAATATGACATCACTGATCGATTCCATGCCAATTGTTACCTGCAAAGGAAAGAATAAAACAGGAAAAGTGGCTACAGAAATTGCAACAAAAGGCTACTGCTCTACCAAAAATATGTACTACTTTGGTTTGAAACTCCACACGTTAGCTTTCAGAAGGAAAGGAACTATTCCATTCCCTGAGATGTTGATACTTTCATCTGCGGCAGAGAACGATTTGACGGTACTTAAAACAGAAGCAGCAGACAGCCTGGCCAATAGAAGTATCTTTGCCGATAAAATCTACTCCGATTTCTCTTTTTGGGGAGAAAAACAGAGAGAAATAGGTCTGGATATGCTAACTCCCGTAAAAGCTATTAAGGCTGAAGAGCCCGTAATTACTCAAAGAGAGAAAGCCCACAGAGACTTATTTTCGACGGCTGTTTCTAAAGTCAGACAACCCATAGAGTCTTTCTTCAACTGGTTGAATGAGAAAACAAATATTCAAAGAGCGATGAAGGTCAGATCAACATCTGGACTTCTTATACATACGATGGGGAAAATAGCCATCGCATTCATTTATCTAATTTTTTAAAACAAATGAATCAATGTCAACTACTGATTCGCATTAATAAGAAATAGAAGGAAAAGGAAGAAAGATGAAAGAGATTCTTTTAAATGAGCACAATAAGAACGAGTACCCCCCAATGCATACGGCAGAACATATTTTAAATCAGACTATGGTAAGAATGTTCGGGTGTCCGCGCTCAAAGAATAGTCATATTGAACGGAAAAAATCGAAATGTGATTATCTGCTTCCGGAAGAGCCGGATGAAGCAACTATGCTTGAGGTAGAGCGTATCGTGAATGAAGTTATTGACCGCAACCTGGATGTAAAAGAAGAGTTCATGCATATAAATGATGCATCCGGATTGGTAGACTTAAGTAAACTGCCGGAAGATGCGAGTGAAATGTTACGAATTATCCGCATTGGCGATTATGACATTTGTGCATGTATTGGTGCGCATGTATCCAACACCTCTGAAATTGGCCATTTTAAGCTTTTAAACTACGATTTTCAAGAAGGAAGACTTCGTCTGAGATTTAAATTGACAGACTGAAATAAAAAAAGAGTTTAATCATTGATATGTATTTTTATCTGCTTTTGCACTTCTTGTAGAATAATTTTGTGTAAGTTTGCGGGGCGTTAACAAAGTCAAACATAATTCTAAAAATAATAGTTATGCAAACAATCGAAAAATTCAATTTTGCCGGTAAAAAGGCATTTGTTCGGGTAGACTTCAATGTTCCCCTGGATGAGAATTTCAACATCACAGACGACAACCGTATTCGTGCAGCTCTTCCTACTTTGAAGAAAATTCTTGCCGATGGAGGAAGCCCGATTATTGGTTCACACCTTGGTCGTCCGAAAGGCGTTACTGAAAAATATTCTTTGAAACATATTCTTTCTCACGTTTCGGAATTGCTTGGCGTTAACGTACAGTTTGCAAATGACTGTGTTGGTGAAGAAGCAATTGCAAAAGCAGCTGCACTAAAACCAGGTGAAGCTCTGTTGCTTGAAAATCTTCGTTTTTATGCTGAAGAAGAAGGTAAACCAAGAGGTTTAGCAGAAGATGCTTCAGAAGAAGAAAAGAAAGCTGCTAAAAAAGCCGTTAAAGAAAGCCAGAAAGAGTTTACTAAGAAATTAGCATCTTTGGCTGATTGTTATGTAAACGATGCATTTGGTACAGCGCACCGTGCGCACGCTTCAACTGCTTTGATCGCTGCTTATTTTGACATCAACAACAAAATGTTTGGTTACTTGATGGAAAAAGAGGTGCTTGCAGTTGAAAAAGTAATGAGCGAAATCAATCGTCCGTTTACAGCAATCATGGGTGGATCAAAGGTTTCATCTAAAATTGAAATCATTGAGAATCTGCTTGGAAAGGTAGATAACCTGATTATAACAGGTGGTATGACCTTTACATTCACCAAGGCATTGGGTGGCCATATCGGTAGTTCAATTTGTGAAGACGACAAGCTTGATCTTGCTCTTGAACTGCTTGCAAAAGCTAAAGCAAATAATGTAAACATGATTCTTGCTTGCGACGCTAAAATTGCTGATAAATTTAGCAACGATGCTAATACTCAATTGGTAGATGCAGATCAAATTCCTGACGGATGGCAAGGTCTTGATATCGGTCCTAAGACAGAAGCCGAATATGCTGAAGTGATTAAAAAATCAAAAACAATTCTTTGGAACGGTCCTACAGGTGTATTTGAATTCGAAAACTTTACACACGGTTCACTTGCTGTTGGCGAAGCAATTGTTGAAGCAACAAAGAATGGCGCATTCTCTCTTGTAGGTGGTGGCGACTCTGTTGCCTGTGTAAACAAATTTGGCTTGGCTAACGGTGTTTCATATGTTTCAACAGGTGGTGGAGCATTACTTGAAGCAATCGAAGGTAAAATTCTTCCAGGTATCGAAGCAATCAGAGGATATTAATCCAATATAAATTTTAAAGAAAAAGGGCACCTGGCAGTGCCCTTTTCTTTTCCCCTACTCTATTGATTTCATCCGTATCCTTAACTACGGTTTCGTACAACTTAATAGCGTGCTGAATAACAAAAATTCCTATCTTTGAACCTTAATTAAAGATACTAATCACGAATCTTATGAATCTGATACTTCCTAAAAAATTAAACTCTTCAGATACTCCTGTCATCGAAAATCCGGGAGTACTTGTGGTTATAGGAGCAAATGGATCCGGCAAAAGCTCGTTTGGAAAAGATATTGTTTCCCGATACTCGGATTATGCCGTAAATATTTCGGGCATGCGGGCCCTTTTTATTACGAGTGACACCCTCACACTTAAAACCCTTGCAGCAGAACGTTCAAGCATATCCATGCTCTCAGAATATCAGAAGCTTACATTACGACTACAGCAGGAAGAGTTCGAAACTGCTGTGAATTACAAAGAAATAAGCAAAACATCGCCGGGACTTCCACCTCCTATCACCAAAATTGACATTATACAAGGTATATGGGAAAAGATGTTTCCCCACAACCGCTTGGTACGCAAATCGGGTTTTTTCGAATTAACATCAACATCCAGAGATGGAGATTCATATACAGCCGAACGGATGAGTGATGGCGAAAAGATTGTTTTTTATTTGATTGGAGCTATACTATGTGCAAAGCCAAATGCAATACTTATCATTGAAGAGCCAGAAGTATTGCTCCATGACTCAATTAAAAATACTCTTTGGAACGAAATTGAGTCCTGCAGACCGGATTGCACCTATATATATCTGACCCACGACATTGCTTTCGCAACGGCGAGATCCGAAGGTAAACGAATCTGGGTGCGCTCGTACGAGGCAGACGAACAGTGCTGGGATTACGAAATAATAGAAAGTAATGAAAGCTATCCGGAAGAGGTTTATCTTGAACTTTTGGGCAGTAGAAAACCCATTCTCTTTATCGAAGGTAACGATTCCAATAGTATTGATAGCAGATTATATCCTTACATATTTCCCGACTATTTAGTAAAACCCATGGGTGGATGCCAAAAAGTAATTGAAACAACAAAGGCGTTTGGCCAGCTTAAAGATTTCCACACACTGGAATCGAAAGGGATTGTAGATCGTGACAGGCGCACTCAGGGCGAAATTGATTATCTGAGGGAACAAAACATATTTGTTCCGGATGTAGCCGAGGTTGAGAATCTGTTAATGATTGAATCTGTTATAAAAACTGTTGCCAAGCGATTGATGAAGAATCCGGAGGATGTATTTTTACAAATAAAAGAAAACGTTATCCGTCTGTTTGAGAAAGATCTGGAGAGTCAGATTATCCTTCACGCGAAACATCGGGTAAGAAAAAAGCTGGAAGCAACTACCGAAAGGAAGATAGGTTCAGTTGAAGAATTGGCTGCACACATTGAGATGATAGAACATAATATAAATGTCTACGAGCTTTATAATGACATAAAAACCGAATTCAGGTCATTTATCAGCACATCAAATTACCAGGAAATATTACGTGTTTATAATCAGAAAGGAATGCTTCCCCAAAGCCGTTTATGTCCTATTTTAGGAATAAACAATAAGGAAAACTACCTGAATCTTATTCTATCTATTTTAAAAGAGAACATGGAAGATGCAGAATTAATCAGAAAGGCAATCAAAGCATCTCTGGGTGCGTAAATAATCAAGATAAAGGCTGGTAAATTCAACAAAAAGTTGTTATTTTGTGTTCAATTTAAAAGAAACAGATAGTTAAATTCTTAACAGTTTATTATGCGTACACCTACATTACAGTATCTCTACTTGCAAAAACCGATAACGTTGGTTGTTTTCATCTGTATCATATCCGTATTACCCTGGATAGGAATAGGTGATTTTTCAACAAAAGGTGAACCTCGTGAAGCTGCTGTGGCCGTCTCAATGATAGAAACGGGGAACTGGGTTCTCCCACAAACATATGCCGACGAGTTTGCATACAAACCACCGATGAGTCATTGGCTGATGGCGGCTTTCTCTTATCCGCAGGGATATGTTAATGAATTTACATCCAGGTTGCCGTCTGCAATATCATTTATTGTGCTGGTAAGCTTTATGTTGGTTTTTTTTGGCAGGAGGACCAGGTTTCAGGAAGCATTTATTGCTGCATTATTGCTGATTACCTGTGTAGAAATACACAGGGCCGCTATGACCACACGCGTTGATATACTCCTTACAACCTTCATAGTTTTAGGTCTTATACAACTTTACCGTTGGGAAGAACATCTTGAATTGAAAGGTATACCATTAGGTATTCCACTAATTTTGGGATGTGCAACACTAACAAAAGGCCCTGTTGGCATTGTACTACCTCTTTTTATTTTTGGAGTTTATTTATTGGTATTAGGTAAATACAAATTCCTTCATATTTTTAAAGCCATTGTATATGCCGGTATATCCTCTTTATTTTTACCTGCGTTGTGGTACATTGCAGCCTGGAAACAGGGTGGCGATGATTTCCTTGATGTAGTTCTGGCCGAAAATTTTGGTCGTTTTTTCAATACCAGCACACCTGATATTGACTATAAATTAGGACACGAAAATGGATTTTATTACAATTTCGTTACACTAATAGCAGGCTTTCTACCTTGGACAATCTTATTTTTCTTTTCTCTCTTTGGTTTAAAGGTGCGTAAACCTGAAAAAACAGTCAAAGAGCTTGTCACAGGAGTTTGGTCATCCATTAAATCCATGGAAAAGGTAAGACTATTTAGCTTGGTTGTAATTGTATGTGTAATCTTCTTTTATTCTTTCCCTGCAAGTAAGCGGAGCGTGTATTTGATGCCAGCATATCCTTTTATAGCATTATTTCTTGCTCAATATGCCATCTATATTACTGAATACAAGACGAAAGCTACACGAGTATTTGCTGCTTTTCTGGCATCTTGTACCTCTTTAGTTCTAATAGCTTCGGCTTTAGTAATGGGGGGAGCTATTAATCTAAGCACGATTATGGCTCAGTATACGGATAAGGCCAGTACACTTTACACCGTTTCATTAATTCAGAATTCTTTAGCGAATCCTACATTCCTCACAGTATTTTTATTTGTTCTTCTTTTAATTGCTCTTGGAATTCTGTTATATCAAATGTTCAGAAAGATTAATATCAAAATACTTTATGCAACGATCGGGTTGGCATTTGCACTTAATTTGGTAACAGATGGTGTATTTATGTACACAATTCGTGAGGGAAGTTCGTGCAAAGCATTTGCCACGCGCATTAAGAAAGAGTATCCGGTAAACAGATCAAACGTGTTTGTGGTAAATAATCTTCTCAAGTACAAAAATATGTACGGTCTCAATTTCTATATGGGTAATTTATTCCACGACTTTGAAAAGCAGCTTCCTGAAGAAGGCTACTTCCTGGTATGCGAAAAGAATATGCCTGATATTGAAAAAGAATATAAAGATCAATATTCATTCACCTTCTTAACCGCTACCGAAAATATTCCGGATGAATTAGATCAAAAGATTCTGCTTTATAGTTTTACAAAAAAATAAAACGCAGTATCTACCTCTTTATTAAGAAAGGTATTTCGATACGTTGAGATACGACAATGTTCTTGAACCTCAGGAAAGATTGTCGTATCTTTGCATTTTAATAATGATTGATTAAATTTTAGCAGGAAAATGAATAAGCAGAAGTATGTTCTTTTTGATTTTGATGGTGTACTTGTTAATACGGAACCTATTTACGATATATTTTGGAATGAAGCCGGAGTGCG
This window contains:
- a CDS encoding HD domain-containing protein produces the protein MITNDLLKQIQFIKEIDKIKYIQRRTCLLNSDRPENDAEHSWHLALMAIALSEHANKPVDILKVIKMVLIHDIVEIDSGDVFVYDKSKSHKNTEEEFAAAKRIFGLLPENQAKELIDLWKEFEDGETDDAKFAKSLDKFEPLLQNFSNNGGTWDKYNVTYNEVYTQKKSINKGSDTLWEYAENLLNESVDKGILKK
- a CDS encoding transposase, translating into MIPKEKELKLIKIYMYICDIYESSLKFCCQRFSNNATPIFTDQELLTVYLFCGAYQRYFSIKEIHTFTKEYLLSWFPCLPSYQTFNYRLNLLSEAINELVKHLITSFKPEDCDNMTSLIDSMPIVTCKGKNKTGKVATEIATKGYCSTKNMYYFGLKLHTLAFRRKGTIPFPEMLILSSAAENDLTVLKTEAADSLANRSIFADKIYSDFSFWGEKQREIGLDMLTPVKAIKAEEPVITQREKAHRDLFSTAVSKVRQPIESFFNWLNEKTNIQRAMKVRSTSGLLIHTMGKIAIAFIYLIF
- a CDS encoding alanyl-tRNA editing protein; its protein translation is MKEILLNEHNKNEYPPMHTAEHILNQTMVRMFGCPRSKNSHIERKKSKCDYLLPEEPDEATMLEVERIVNEVIDRNLDVKEEFMHINDASGLVDLSKLPEDASEMLRIIRIGDYDICACIGAHVSNTSEIGHFKLLNYDFQEGRLRLRFKLTD
- a CDS encoding phosphoglycerate kinase, whose product is MQTIEKFNFAGKKAFVRVDFNVPLDENFNITDDNRIRAALPTLKKILADGGSPIIGSHLGRPKGVTEKYSLKHILSHVSELLGVNVQFANDCVGEEAIAKAAALKPGEALLLENLRFYAEEEGKPRGLAEDASEEEKKAAKKAVKESQKEFTKKLASLADCYVNDAFGTAHRAHASTALIAAYFDINNKMFGYLMEKEVLAVEKVMSEINRPFTAIMGGSKVSSKIEIIENLLGKVDNLIITGGMTFTFTKALGGHIGSSICEDDKLDLALELLAKAKANNVNMILACDAKIADKFSNDANTQLVDADQIPDGWQGLDIGPKTEAEYAEVIKKSKTILWNGPTGVFEFENFTHGSLAVGEAIVEATKNGAFSLVGGGDSVACVNKFGLANGVSYVSTGGGALLEAIEGKILPGIEAIRGY
- a CDS encoding DUF4435 domain-containing protein, whose amino-acid sequence is MNLILPKKLNSSDTPVIENPGVLVVIGANGSGKSSFGKDIVSRYSDYAVNISGMRALFITSDTLTLKTLAAERSSISMLSEYQKLTLRLQQEEFETAVNYKEISKTSPGLPPPITKIDIIQGIWEKMFPHNRLVRKSGFFELTSTSRDGDSYTAERMSDGEKIVFYLIGAILCAKPNAILIIEEPEVLLHDSIKNTLWNEIESCRPDCTYIYLTHDIAFATARSEGKRIWVRSYEADEQCWDYEIIESNESYPEEVYLELLGSRKPILFIEGNDSNSIDSRLYPYIFPDYLVKPMGGCQKVIETTKAFGQLKDFHTLESKGIVDRDRRTQGEIDYLREQNIFVPDVAEVENLLMIESVIKTVAKRLMKNPEDVFLQIKENVIRLFEKDLESQIILHAKHRVRKKLEATTERKIGSVEELAAHIEMIEHNINVYELYNDIKTEFRSFISTSNYQEILRVYNQKGMLPQSRLCPILGINNKENYLNLILSILKENMEDAELIRKAIKASLGA
- a CDS encoding ArnT family glycosyltransferase — its product is MRTPTLQYLYLQKPITLVVFICIISVLPWIGIGDFSTKGEPREAAVAVSMIETGNWVLPQTYADEFAYKPPMSHWLMAAFSYPQGYVNEFTSRLPSAISFIVLVSFMLVFFGRRTRFQEAFIAALLLITCVEIHRAAMTTRVDILLTTFIVLGLIQLYRWEEHLELKGIPLGIPLILGCATLTKGPVGIVLPLFIFGVYLLVLGKYKFLHIFKAIVYAGISSLFLPALWYIAAWKQGGDDFLDVVLAENFGRFFNTSTPDIDYKLGHENGFYYNFVTLIAGFLPWTILFFFSLFGLKVRKPEKTVKELVTGVWSSIKSMEKVRLFSLVVIVCVIFFYSFPASKRSVYLMPAYPFIALFLAQYAIYITEYKTKATRVFAAFLASCTSLVLIASALVMGGAINLSTIMAQYTDKASTLYTVSLIQNSLANPTFLTVFLFVLLLIALGILLYQMFRKINIKILYATIGLAFALNLVTDGVFMYTIREGSSCKAFATRIKKEYPVNRSNVFVVNNLLKYKNMYGLNFYMGNLFHDFEKQLPEEGYFLVCEKNMPDIEKEYKDQYSFTFLTATENIPDELDQKILLYSFTKK